One stretch of Armatimonadota bacterium DNA includes these proteins:
- a CDS encoding branched-chain amino acid ABC transporter permease → MRQSGYRRERLDRGIKVRADDVFVLVSGREMLYLAGPRLAATIALLGFPLLAPWTGAYWQTVFLIVVAMMLLAISWAFLERVGLVSLGQSFFFGVGGYLTAIGAVYLRLPSFFAVLFGTVAGAVACALLLAPVLRLRGVYFSLVTFALPLLFARIIEATKILGGTEGFAGVPGLGALPTRQYLLVLALLGTAFAFQRLLDSDYGLVLRAIRDNDVGVRASGIPVDRWKFWAVLVGTLPAAFAGSVLATHYHVVGMSAFSLEYSVLPLTAAVLGGSEMVAGAAVGAALIVPLSEVLRAFGTLRVVAYCLVLVAVLVGVPEGVFALARRRYHQFERWVPI, encoded by the coding sequence ATGAGGCAATCGGGCTACCGTCGGGAACGACTGGATCGGGGCATCAAGGTGCGGGCCGACGACGTCTTCGTGCTGGTGTCCGGGCGGGAGATGCTGTACCTCGCGGGCCCGCGGCTGGCGGCGACGATCGCCCTCCTTGGGTTTCCCCTGCTGGCACCCTGGACGGGAGCGTACTGGCAGACGGTCTTCCTCATCGTGGTGGCCATGATGCTCCTGGCCATCAGCTGGGCGTTCCTGGAGCGGGTGGGGCTCGTCTCCCTGGGACAGAGTTTTTTCTTTGGCGTGGGGGGGTATCTCACCGCCATCGGCGCGGTCTACCTCCGGCTCCCTTCCTTTTTCGCCGTCCTCTTCGGCACCGTCGCAGGCGCTGTCGCCTGTGCGTTGCTGCTGGCACCCGTTCTCCGACTGCGGGGCGTGTACTTCAGCCTCGTGACCTTCGCCCTGCCCCTCCTCTTCGCCCGGATCATCGAGGCCACCAAGATCCTGGGGGGCACGGAGGGGTTCGCGGGAGTGCCCGGTCTGGGCGCTCTCCCCACCCGGCAATATCTGCTGGTCCTCGCCCTGCTGGGAACCGCCTTTGCCTTCCAGCGTCTCTTGGACAGCGACTACGGGCTCGTGCTCCGGGCCATCCGGGACAACGATGTGGGGGTGAGGGCCTCTGGAATCCCCGTGGACCGGTGGAAGTTCTGGGCCGTCCTGGTGGGGACGCTGCCCGCGGCCTTCGCGGGCAGCGTCCTGGCCACGCACTACCACGTGGTGGGGATGTCCGCCTTCTCCCTGGAGTACTCCGTCCTCCCCCTGACCGCTGCGGTCTTGGGTGGAAGTGAGATGGTCGCAGGGGCAGCGGTGGGAGCCGCGCTCATCGTCCCCCTTTCGGAAGTGCTGCGTGCCTTCGGCACCCTGCGGGTGGTGGCGTACTGTCTTGTGCTCGTGGCGGTCCTCGTGGGAGTCCCGGAGGGGGTGTTCGCCCTGGCGCGGAGGAGGTATCACCAGTTCGAACGATGGGTGCCCATCTGA
- a CDS encoding ATP-binding cassette domain-containing protein has protein sequence MVFYENALGLNEVSLEVRPGEVVGVFGSNGAGKTTLLSTVAGLTLVYGRREQRRGGIRVTVVGSVRLDGQDITEWEVPERVRRGLVLCRERHAVFRDLTVGENLRMGGYLRSAREVEEGIAFACELMPPLRRLWRKPAGMLSGGEQQMVAIGMALVARPRWLLLDEPLLGLSPALQGEIVRTIGDIRGQGVSVVVAEQYARAVLPVVDRGYVLESGALVLSGTREELLDRPEVLSAYFGAGWQR, from the coding sequence GTGGTGTTCTACGAGAACGCCCTGGGGCTCAACGAGGTGAGCCTGGAAGTCCGGCCCGGGGAGGTGGTGGGGGTTTTCGGATCCAACGGGGCGGGAAAGACCACCCTGCTGAGCACCGTGGCAGGCCTGACCCTCGTGTACGGGCGCCGGGAGCAGCGGCGGGGCGGGATTCGGGTCACGGTGGTGGGCTCAGTGCGCCTGGACGGACAGGACATCACGGAGTGGGAGGTCCCCGAGCGGGTACGAAGAGGTCTCGTCCTGTGCCGGGAACGCCACGCGGTGTTCCGGGATCTCACCGTGGGGGAGAACCTCCGGATGGGCGGGTACCTCCGGTCGGCCAGGGAGGTGGAGGAGGGGATCGCCTTCGCCTGCGAACTGATGCCCCCCCTGCGGAGGCTGTGGCGGAAGCCCGCGGGCATGCTGAGCGGGGGGGAGCAGCAGATGGTGGCGATCGGCATGGCGCTGGTGGCCCGGCCCCGCTGGCTCCTGCTGGACGAACCCCTCCTGGGTCTGAGCCCGGCCTTGCAGGGGGAGATCGTCCGGACCATCGGGGACATCCGAGGGCAGGGCGTGTCCGTGGTGGTGGCGGAGCAGTATGCCCGTGCGGTCCTCCCCGTGGTGGACCGTGGATACGTGCTGGAAAGCGGCGCCCTCGTGCTCTCCGGAACTCGGGAGGAACTCCTCGACCGTCCTGAAGTGCTGAGCGCTTACTTCGGAGCCGGGTGGCAGCGGTGA
- a CDS encoding AEC family transporter, producing the protein MLLQVVLPVALLTGLGAWLGRRRPVDVRSLSAVSMYLFSPALVFDSLLRSSSLASHALPLFVTVVLHLLTLLLVGATAARLLRLERVQKSAFLLPVVMYNAGNYGLPLNLLTFGEEGLRLALVVFVTTGTVGTFLGGLVAAWGANGEMRRAIRSVLELPVVYAATGALLALLFRWTPPEPIQRAVRVLASGAIPLLIVTLGIQLAQTRALRWSWPLGLAVFLRLVASPLLATGLAHAMGLEGLARRVAILQAAMPSAVNAFLYASEFRCDPGFVASAVVVSTLGSFATLTALLALWA; encoded by the coding sequence ATGCTCCTCCAGGTGGTCCTCCCCGTGGCCCTGCTCACGGGCCTCGGCGCCTGGCTTGGGCGGCGCCGGCCCGTGGACGTCCGATCCCTCTCCGCGGTCTCCATGTACCTCTTCAGCCCGGCCCTCGTCTTCGACTCCCTGCTGCGGTCCAGCTCCCTGGCGAGCCATGCCCTCCCCCTCTTTGTGACCGTGGTCCTCCACCTCCTCACCCTCCTCCTCGTGGGAGCTACCGCGGCCCGGCTCCTGCGGCTGGAAAGGGTGCAGAAGAGCGCGTTCCTCCTTCCCGTGGTGATGTACAACGCGGGCAACTACGGTCTCCCTCTGAACCTCCTGACCTTCGGGGAAGAAGGACTGCGTCTCGCCCTCGTGGTGTTCGTCACCACGGGCACCGTGGGGACGTTCCTGGGAGGTCTCGTGGCCGCCTGGGGGGCGAACGGGGAGATGCGCCGCGCCATCCGAAGCGTGCTGGAGCTCCCCGTGGTGTACGCGGCCACGGGAGCCCTCCTGGCCCTGCTCTTCCGATGGACCCCCCCGGAGCCCATCCAGCGCGCCGTCCGGGTGCTCGCCTCCGGCGCCATTCCCCTCCTCATCGTCACCCTCGGCATCCAGCTCGCGCAGACCCGCGCCCTCCGGTGGTCCTGGCCGCTGGGGCTCGCCGTGTTCCTGCGCCTGGTGGCCTCACCCCTCCTTGCCACGGGCCTCGCGCACGCGATGGGCCTGGAAGGCCTTGCCCGCCGGGTGGCCATCCTCCAAGCGGCCATGCCCTCCGCGGTGAACGCGTTCCTGTACGCCTCGGAGTTCCGGTGCGACCCCGGATTCGTGGCGAGCGCGGTGGTGGTCTCCACCCTCGGGAGCTTCGCGACCCTCACCGCGCTCCTCGCCCTGTGGGCCTAG
- a CDS encoding small multi-drug export protein, with the protein MSLWWISALSLVPWVELRGSIPMALAQGHPPFKTFLFCTLANLLAIVPGWLALDLCYHRFFSRFGWVQRQVDRVRQKGTPYVHRYELLGLALFVAVPLPGTGAYAGTLLAWLLGLPRGKAWAAIAIGVATAGLAVTAVSSGAVEGLRLLR; encoded by the coding sequence ATGAGCCTTTGGTGGATCTCGGCCCTAAGCCTGGTTCCGTGGGTGGAGCTGCGCGGCTCCATCCCCATGGCCCTCGCCCAGGGACATCCGCCGTTCAAGACCTTCCTTTTCTGCACCCTCGCGAATCTCCTGGCCATCGTCCCCGGATGGCTCGCCTTGGACCTCTGCTACCACCGGTTTTTCTCCCGGTTCGGATGGGTCCAGCGGCAGGTGGACCGGGTCCGTCAAAAGGGAACCCCTTACGTGCACCGGTACGAGCTCCTGGGCCTCGCCCTGTTCGTGGCCGTGCCCCTTCCCGGCACGGGCGCCTACGCGGGAACCCTCCTCGCCTGGCTTCTGGGGCTTCCCCGGGGCAAGGCCTGGGCGGCCATCGCGATCGGGGTAGCCACCGCGGGTCTTGCGGTGACCGCGGTTTCCAGCGGGGCGGTGGAGGGCCTGCGGCTCCTCCGGTAG
- a CDS encoding ABC transporter substrate-binding protein translates to MTCPRAGLMLWGFVLAVLVGIPSALGGPVEPIVLGVPTALGHSDGADSLRAVQLAVEEINARGGVRVAGVRRPLQVVSIDTREHEPGIPIHDALAALEKLITERRPHAIVVGAFRSEVLLAAMDVIARYRIPYIVTIAMTPLFEQRIASDPGKYRYLFRMGLQSEYFAGNLARVLGFVKSRYGLSRVHFAYQDVLWAKGTVSILETWARQSGWAVVGSDAYPTGATDFSATVVRAQSGRAQIIVPVFDMPQAGILVKQVKTTRLPVLMVGYVVPVVPGTAWQTFEGAVDGFVQFLHEPGAIAVKALPKSVHFNRAYGQKYGEEARLRLGGHGPGPSYDAVYVVAQAIERAGTLDPDRVAEEIRRTDMEGVIGRIRFNDRHQVVYGGLPHQTAISLAFQWRAPGRRVVVWPEIAAEDEIRLPAELKR, encoded by the coding sequence ATGACTTGTCCTCGAGCGGGGCTCATGCTTTGGGGATTCGTCCTTGCGGTCCTGGTGGGAATCCCCTCCGCCCTGGGAGGCCCTGTGGAGCCCATCGTCCTGGGGGTCCCTACCGCCCTGGGACACTCCGACGGTGCGGATTCCCTGCGGGCGGTGCAGCTGGCCGTGGAGGAGATCAACGCCCGCGGGGGCGTGCGGGTAGCCGGCGTGCGACGTCCCCTCCAGGTGGTCTCCATCGACACCCGGGAGCACGAGCCCGGGATCCCCATCCACGATGCCCTTGCGGCCCTGGAGAAGCTCATCACGGAACGACGACCCCACGCCATCGTGGTGGGCGCCTTCCGGTCCGAGGTGCTGCTGGCGGCCATGGACGTGATCGCCCGTTACCGGATCCCCTACATCGTCACCATCGCCATGACCCCTCTCTTTGAGCAGCGCATCGCGAGCGATCCAGGGAAGTACCGGTACCTGTTCCGCATGGGCCTGCAGAGCGAGTACTTCGCGGGCAACCTGGCCCGGGTGCTGGGATTCGTCAAGTCGCGGTATGGACTTTCCCGGGTCCACTTCGCCTACCAGGACGTGCTGTGGGCCAAGGGGACCGTGAGCATCTTGGAGACCTGGGCCCGGCAATCGGGCTGGGCCGTGGTGGGCAGCGACGCGTATCCCACCGGCGCTACGGACTTCTCCGCCACCGTGGTCCGGGCACAGAGTGGCCGTGCGCAGATCATCGTGCCCGTGTTCGACATGCCTCAGGCCGGAATCCTGGTCAAGCAGGTGAAAACCACCCGACTCCCCGTCCTGATGGTGGGGTACGTGGTCCCCGTGGTCCCGGGAACTGCCTGGCAGACCTTTGAAGGGGCCGTGGACGGATTCGTGCAATTCCTGCACGAGCCGGGGGCCATTGCCGTGAAGGCCTTGCCGAAGTCCGTGCACTTCAACCGCGCGTACGGTCAGAAGTACGGGGAGGAAGCCCGCCTCCGCCTCGGTGGGCACGGCCCCGGGCCTTCGTACGACGCGGTGTACGTGGTGGCCCAAGCCATCGAGCGGGCCGGCACCCTGGATCCGGACCGGGTGGCGGAGGAGATCCGCAGGACGGATATGGAGGGGGTGATCGGGAGGATCCGGTTCAACGATCGCCACCAGGTGGTGTACGGGGGCTTACCTCACCAGACCGCCATCAGCCTGGCCTTCCAGTGGCGAGCTCCGGGTCGACGGGTGGTGGTGTGGCCGGAGATCGCCGCGGAGGACGAAATCCGCCTGCCGGCGGAATTGAAGCGATAG
- a CDS encoding dipeptidase, translating into MDRAFAYARQHRERYLEELGEWLRIPSVSALPEHDADCERAAQWLGERLRRVGMRVEVIPSARHHPLVYAEWLGVPDAPTVLVYGHYDVQPPDPLDLWDSPPFEPTVRGDRLYARGASDDKGQVFAVVAALEALLATDGLPVNVKLLVEGEEESSGAEVSAYVPRHRRTLAADCALVMDSGFFDRGIPAITVGLRGILYEEVTWQGPQTDLHSGLYGGAAPNPFHEAARLLGGLWDRRGRVRIPGFYRRVRPPSDEERRAWQGLPLDEAEFSHRIGARGLVGEEGFSVLERLWVRPTFEIHGLGGGFTGPGAKTVLPARCTAKVSMRLVPDQDPERIHRAFERYILRKTHPAYRVEIRKLYAGRPWAISPHQPAVQAAARAWREAYGAEVRFIRQGGSVPVVELLARTLKLPVVVTGFGLPDDNLHAPNEKVELPLLWGGVEAVIRFLHHAREALRTSQAEPLTPL; encoded by the coding sequence GTGGACCGCGCCTTCGCGTACGCCCGCCAGCATCGCGAACGGTACCTGGAGGAGCTTGGGGAGTGGTTGCGGATCCCCAGCGTCAGCGCCCTTCCGGAGCACGACGCGGATTGCGAGCGGGCCGCCCAGTGGCTTGGTGAGCGGTTGCGAAGGGTGGGGATGCGGGTGGAGGTGATCCCCTCTGCCCGGCACCACCCCCTCGTGTACGCGGAGTGGCTGGGCGTTCCGGACGCCCCCACCGTGCTCGTATACGGTCACTACGACGTGCAGCCCCCGGATCCCCTGGACCTTTGGGACTCCCCCCCTTTTGAGCCCACGGTGCGGGGAGACCGGCTCTACGCCCGGGGCGCCTCGGACGACAAAGGGCAGGTCTTCGCGGTGGTGGCCGCCCTGGAGGCCCTGCTCGCCACGGACGGCCTCCCCGTGAACGTGAAGCTGCTGGTGGAGGGAGAAGAGGAGAGCAGCGGTGCAGAGGTCTCCGCATACGTGCCCCGACACCGCCGAACGCTCGCCGCGGATTGCGCCCTTGTGATGGACTCCGGGTTCTTCGACCGGGGGATCCCCGCCATCACCGTGGGGCTGCGGGGGATCCTGTACGAGGAGGTGACCTGGCAGGGGCCACAGACGGATCTCCACTCCGGCCTCTACGGCGGCGCCGCCCCCAACCCCTTCCATGAGGCCGCGCGGCTGCTGGGAGGTCTTTGGGATCGCCGGGGGCGCGTGCGCATCCCGGGCTTCTACCGCCGGGTGCGACCGCCGAGCGACGAGGAGCGCCGCGCCTGGCAGGGGCTTCCCCTGGACGAGGCGGAGTTTTCGCACCGGATCGGCGCCCGGGGCCTGGTGGGCGAGGAAGGGTTCTCGGTGCTGGAGCGGCTTTGGGTGAGGCCCACCTTCGAGATCCACGGGCTGGGCGGAGGGTTCACCGGGCCCGGAGCGAAGACCGTGCTCCCCGCCCGGTGCACCGCGAAGGTGAGCATGCGTCTGGTGCCCGACCAGGATCCCGAGCGGATCCACCGGGCTTTCGAGCGGTACATCCTGCGCAAGACCCATCCCGCTTACCGGGTCGAGATCCGGAAGCTGTACGCGGGGAGGCCCTGGGCCATCTCCCCGCACCAGCCCGCGGTGCAGGCCGCGGCCCGGGCGTGGCGGGAGGCATACGGGGCGGAGGTGCGGTTCATCCGCCAGGGCGGGTCCGTGCCCGTGGTGGAGTTGCTGGCCCGTACCTTGAAATTGCCCGTGGTGGTCACCGGCTTCGGACTCCCCGACGACAACCTCCACGCGCCCAACGAGAAGGTGGAACTCCCCCTCCTGTGGGGTGGGGTGGAGGCGGTGATCCGGTTCCTCCACCACGCCCGGGAGGCCCTCCGGACTTCTCAGGCGGAGCCCCTGACGCCCCTGTGA
- a CDS encoding NAD+ synthase → MRTLRVALAQMNPVVGDLEGNVRRMVERLRQARELGADVVLFPELAVTGYPPEDLVLKPDFVEGNLRAVEEVAAHATDLVAVVGFVDRATYLYNAAAVCAGGRIAGVYHKRLLPNYGVFDEKRYFAPGESVPIFRLGDLPVAVNICEDIWFPDGPLAVQARAGALVAFNINGSPYHRGKWREREEMLRTRARDHGVVLCYVNVVGGQDELVFDGGSVVVDQEGRVLARGPQFEEALVVCDVDVARARRLRARRTGVEESDRFPLQAPPVSVVEVERVQDRPRPPVEPFLAEPLPDLEEVYRALVLGTRDYVRKNGFQQVVVGLSGGIDSSLVAVIAADALGPENVWGVSMPSPYTSGESMRYAEELARNLGIRLVVLPIGDIFRGYLEALAGPFAGTQPNEAEENIQARIRGNLLMALTNKFGGIVLTTGNKSELSVGYATLYGDMAGGFAVLKDVPKTLVYALARHRNAKHPVIPEGVFLRPPTAELRPGQTDQEKLPPYEVLDPILELYVEQDTPPEDIVRAGFDPETVAKVVRMVDRSEYKRRQAPPGVKITPKAFGRDRRLPITSWYRPWSPLEAAAGSARNAR, encoded by the coding sequence GTGCGAACCCTGCGGGTCGCCCTCGCGCAGATGAACCCCGTGGTGGGGGATCTAGAGGGCAACGTCCGCCGCATGGTGGAGCGGTTGCGGCAGGCTCGGGAGCTCGGCGCGGACGTGGTGCTCTTCCCGGAGCTCGCGGTCACCGGTTACCCTCCGGAGGATCTCGTGCTCAAGCCCGACTTCGTGGAGGGAAACCTGCGGGCGGTGGAGGAGGTTGCCGCCCACGCCACGGACCTGGTGGCGGTGGTGGGATTCGTGGACCGCGCCACCTACCTGTACAACGCGGCGGCGGTGTGCGCGGGCGGCCGGATCGCGGGGGTGTACCACAAGCGGCTGCTCCCCAATTACGGAGTCTTCGACGAGAAGCGCTACTTCGCGCCCGGGGAATCCGTCCCCATCTTCCGGCTGGGGGACCTCCCTGTGGCGGTGAACATCTGCGAGGACATCTGGTTTCCGGACGGACCCCTCGCGGTGCAGGCCCGGGCCGGAGCCCTGGTCGCCTTCAACATCAACGGCTCCCCCTACCACCGGGGGAAGTGGCGGGAGCGGGAGGAGATGCTCCGCACCCGGGCCCGGGATCACGGGGTGGTGCTGTGCTACGTGAACGTGGTGGGCGGACAGGACGAACTGGTCTTCGACGGCGGCAGCGTGGTGGTGGATCAGGAGGGCCGGGTGCTGGCCCGGGGCCCACAGTTCGAGGAGGCTCTGGTGGTGTGCGACGTAGACGTGGCGCGGGCCCGCCGCCTCCGGGCCCGCCGCACGGGGGTGGAGGAGAGCGACCGGTTTCCGCTGCAGGCCCCGCCCGTCTCCGTGGTGGAGGTGGAGCGGGTACAGGACCGTCCCCGCCCCCCCGTGGAACCCTTCCTGGCGGAGCCCCTGCCGGACCTGGAGGAGGTGTACCGGGCCCTGGTGTTGGGGACCCGGGACTACGTGCGGAAGAACGGGTTCCAGCAGGTGGTGGTGGGGCTTTCGGGCGGGATCGACTCCTCCCTCGTGGCCGTTATCGCCGCGGACGCCCTGGGCCCGGAGAACGTCTGGGGCGTGTCCATGCCCTCCCCGTACACCTCCGGGGAGAGCATGCGGTACGCGGAGGAGCTGGCCCGCAACCTGGGGATCCGCCTCGTGGTGCTCCCCATCGGGGACATCTTCCGGGGCTACCTGGAGGCCCTCGCGGGGCCTTTCGCGGGAACCCAGCCCAACGAGGCGGAGGAGAACATCCAGGCCCGCATTCGCGGTAACCTCCTCATGGCCCTCACCAACAAGTTCGGGGGCATCGTGCTCACCACGGGCAACAAGAGCGAACTCAGCGTGGGCTACGCCACCCTGTACGGGGACATGGCGGGCGGGTTCGCGGTGCTGAAGGACGTGCCGAAGACGCTGGTGTACGCCCTGGCCCGCCACCGCAACGCCAAGCACCCCGTCATCCCGGAGGGGGTGTTCCTGCGCCCGCCCACCGCGGAGCTGCGGCCGGGACAGACGGACCAGGAGAAGCTCCCGCCCTACGAGGTACTCGATCCCATCCTGGAGCTCTACGTGGAGCAGGACACGCCCCCGGAGGACATCGTACGGGCGGGATTCGATCCGGAGACCGTGGCGAAGGTGGTTCGGATGGTGGACCGCAGTGAGTACAAGCGCCGCCAAGCGCCGCCCGGCGTGAAGATCACGCCCAAGGCCTTCGGGCGGGATCGCCGGCTTCCCATCACCTCCTGGTACCGGCCGTGGAGCCCGTTGGAGGCCGCGGCCGGTTCGGCCCGGAACGCCCGTTGA
- the speD gene encoding adenosylmethionine decarboxylase: protein MGRGGTPVVDTVGHHYIVEASGCDPEVISRVDRVEQILTRAAQVARVQIWAISFHRFTPTGVSGVVVISESHLSVHTWPEVGYVALDIFTCGDTAQPEEAVKYALREFGAKNVHITEVTRGLDEGDHVYFHSIVTWEEELPPPGNGSPGEKARARKRRKGARPANAPASP, encoded by the coding sequence GTGGGCAGGGGAGGAACGCCCGTGGTGGACACCGTGGGACACCACTACATTGTGGAGGCCTCCGGCTGTGATCCCGAGGTCATCAGCCGGGTGGATCGGGTAGAACAGATCCTCACCCGGGCGGCCCAGGTGGCCCGGGTACAGATCTGGGCCATCTCCTTCCACCGGTTCACGCCCACGGGGGTCAGCGGGGTCGTGGTCATCTCGGAGTCCCATCTCTCCGTCCACACCTGGCCGGAGGTGGGATACGTGGCCCTGGACATCTTCACCTGCGGGGATACCGCCCAGCCCGAGGAGGCGGTGAAGTACGCCCTCCGGGAGTTCGGGGCGAAGAACGTGCACATCACGGAGGTCACCCGCGGACTGGACGAGGGGGACCACGTGTATTTCCACAGCATCGTCACCTGGGAGGAGGAACTGCCACCCCCGGGCAACGGCTCCCCCGGAGAGAAAGCCCGGGCCCGGAAGCGCAGGAAAGGCGCCCGTCCCGCGAACGCCCCGGCTTCCCCGTAG
- a CDS encoding AMP-binding protein, which yields MREGTSVLDEAFRKAARDRAGHPALVYLGERYSFRDLEELVEGLARGLERLGVEAGERVVLYMPHCPQWVVTWLALRRRGAVAVPISPQYGPRDVGYVVRDAGASVLFCADTLFGYAAQVQQEVGLRCMVVTGIGDLLPWWKRAVARALDRLPAGRVRLSEFVFPFREVLAGSSRPARRGESPGSAKGPEGLCELLYTGGTLGPPKGVPISEPALLESMRIQRETSLGAVPLGSDVVIQGAALYHILGQAQGLGAILAGETLVLLPRMNWDAFLDHIGRYRVTTLFGTPTLYRTILEHPRLDEYDLRSLRYCFSAGDTLPLELARRWKARFGREIHQGYGATEACGAISMTPAGQPFPDGTVGRVVRGREVRIVDPETLRPCAPGEPGELLVSGPHLPTAYWNKPEETRRAFVWYEGRVWYRTGDILRMDADGWLYFVDRSADLIKKRGYRVAPARVESVLQEHPAVIGACVVGVPDAEGGERIKAFVVLKEDLRGVSAYELLRWCRERLAPYEVPDSLEFRDMLPKSKVGKLLRRELREEERRKWAQAVKRR from the coding sequence ATGCGCGAAGGAACGTCGGTGCTGGATGAGGCCTTCCGGAAAGCGGCCCGGGACCGGGCGGGACACCCCGCCCTCGTGTACCTGGGAGAACGCTACTCCTTCCGAGACCTGGAAGAACTGGTGGAGGGCCTAGCCCGCGGCCTGGAGCGCCTGGGAGTGGAGGCGGGGGAACGCGTCGTGCTGTACATGCCCCACTGCCCGCAATGGGTCGTGACCTGGCTTGCCCTTCGGCGGCGGGGCGCGGTAGCCGTCCCGATCTCCCCACAGTACGGGCCCCGGGACGTGGGGTATGTGGTGCGGGATGCAGGGGCATCCGTGCTGTTCTGCGCGGATACCCTGTTCGGATACGCGGCTCAGGTCCAGCAGGAGGTGGGCCTCCGGTGCATGGTAGTAACCGGAATTGGGGACCTGCTCCCGTGGTGGAAGCGGGCCGTGGCAAGAGCTCTCGACCGGCTCCCCGCGGGCCGGGTACGGCTTTCTGAGTTCGTCTTCCCCTTCCGAGAGGTCCTCGCGGGCTCCTCCCGACCCGCAAGGCGGGGGGAATCACCCGGAAGTGCAAAGGGACCGGAGGGACTGTGCGAGCTGCTGTACACCGGAGGGACCCTGGGACCTCCCAAGGGCGTACCGATCTCCGAACCAGCGCTCCTGGAGAGCATGCGGATCCAGCGGGAGACCAGCCTCGGAGCGGTCCCCCTGGGCTCGGACGTGGTCATCCAGGGGGCCGCTCTGTACCACATCCTGGGCCAAGCGCAAGGGCTCGGGGCGATCCTGGCCGGGGAGACCCTGGTCCTGCTGCCCCGCATGAACTGGGACGCGTTCCTGGATCACATCGGGCGGTACCGGGTCACCACCCTCTTCGGGACTCCCACCCTGTACCGGACCATTCTGGAGCACCCCCGGCTGGACGAGTATGACCTGCGCTCCCTCCGCTACTGCTTCTCCGCGGGTGACACCCTCCCCCTGGAGCTGGCTCGACGGTGGAAGGCGCGGTTCGGCCGGGAGATCCACCAGGGGTACGGGGCCACGGAGGCGTGCGGGGCCATCTCCATGACCCCCGCAGGGCAGCCGTTCCCGGATGGGACCGTAGGACGGGTGGTGCGGGGAAGGGAGGTCCGGATCGTGGATCCCGAAACCTTACGGCCGTGCGCTCCCGGTGAGCCCGGGGAGCTGCTCGTATCCGGTCCGCACCTCCCCACCGCCTACTGGAACAAGCCCGAGGAGACCCGGAGGGCCTTCGTCTGGTACGAGGGGCGCGTGTGGTACCGAACCGGAGACATCCTGCGCATGGATGCGGATGGGTGGCTCTACTTCGTGGACCGGTCCGCGGACCTCATCAAGAAGCGGGGCTACCGGGTGGCACCCGCCCGGGTGGAGTCCGTCCTGCAGGAGCACCCCGCGGTGATCGGAGCGTGCGTGGTGGGCGTGCCGGATGCGGAAGGGGGAGAACGCATCAAGGCCTTCGTGGTCCTCAAGGAGGACCTGCGTGGGGTTTCCGCGTACGAGCTCCTGCGCTGGTGCCGAGAGCGGCTGGCGCCCTACGAGGTGCCGGACTCCCTCGAGTTCCGCGACATGCTGCCGAAATCCAAGGTGGGCAAACTGCTCCGCCGGGAGCTCCGGGAGGAGGAGCGCCGGAAGTGGGCGCAGGCCGTGAAGCGGCGCTGA
- a CDS encoding ATP-binding cassette domain-containing protein — MEPVLVVEDLHKRFGGVRALDGVSLEVLPGEAVGIIGPNGSGKTTLINLITGFGRPDRGRILYRGRDITRLPPEARVRLGIARSFQMPRPFYHLPAFKNAVIPLCSVRARERLGSGYGRREEVALDLLEEVGFERDAALLYKPAVELPHGYLKRLELARCLALDPELLLLDELFSGVSPAEASSLVPVLLRLTEEGRSLVLVEHRLAELFQVVGRVVVLDFGRKIAEGSPAEIMVHEEVRRAYLGREVTAPA, encoded by the coding sequence ATGGAGCCTGTGCTCGTCGTAGAGGACCTCCACAAGCGCTTCGGCGGAGTCCGGGCTCTGGATGGGGTGAGCCTGGAGGTACTACCCGGCGAAGCCGTGGGGATCATCGGCCCCAACGGGTCCGGCAAGACGACCCTCATCAACCTCATCACCGGCTTCGGGCGGCCCGATCGCGGACGGATCCTCTACCGGGGCCGCGACATCACCCGGCTCCCTCCCGAGGCCCGCGTGCGGCTGGGGATCGCCCGCAGCTTCCAGATGCCCCGTCCTTTCTACCATCTGCCCGCCTTCAAGAACGCGGTGATCCCGCTTTGTTCGGTGAGAGCCCGGGAGCGGCTGGGGAGTGGCTACGGGCGCCGGGAGGAGGTGGCGCTGGATCTCCTGGAGGAGGTGGGGTTCGAGCGGGACGCGGCGCTGCTGTACAAACCCGCGGTGGAGCTCCCCCACGGGTACCTGAAGCGACTCGAGCTGGCGCGGTGCCTCGCATTGGACCCGGAACTCCTCTTGCTCGACGAGTTGTTTTCCGGTGTGAGTCCCGCGGAAGCCAGCAGCCTCGTCCCCGTGCTGCTCCGGCTCACGGAGGAGGGACGCTCCCTGGTCCTCGTGGAGCACCGGCTTGCGGAGCTGTTCCAGGTGGTCGGGAGGGTGGTGGTCCTCGATTTCGGCCGGAAGATCGCGGAAGGGTCTCCCGCAGAGATCATGGTGCACGAGGAGGTTCGACGGGCCTACCTGGGAAGGGAGGTGACGGCCCCTGCTTGA